Proteins encoded together in one Sphingobium sp. MI1205 window:
- the linD gene encoding 2,5-dichlorohydroquinone reductive dechlorinase: MSADTETLARKVREEVIKPEQSTLISPDRQSPSLLRREATVEPRFELFHFVFSVCSQKVRGTLMEKGVTFGSNELTILPPQNENYCPQYVRLRLRSEAAAKHRPVSSFTGQSSVDSEGFDPLVVPTLVDHETGRILADSKAICLYLCDALSGGTDLLPADIREAVLKQVQLADTTPHVALLYGADPDGDRRPESMQAVMPGIHAHKIDAVRRNIPLADGDPLLLEAYQHKIVKEEAAASFVINEPQMRTAISKAEQLVTDLDRDLGASTGPWLFGDRFTLADLFWAVSLYRFLWLGYSGFWKDGAGKPRVEAYANRLFARPSVKDAIIQWPGHPPSENVIHLLSNA, translated from the coding sequence ATGAGCGCTGATACAGAAACCCTGGCGAGGAAAGTCCGTGAAGAGGTTATCAAGCCTGAGCAATCGACTCTGATTAGCCCGGATCGACAGTCACCGAGCCTCCTTCGCCGCGAAGCGACGGTCGAACCGCGGTTCGAACTGTTCCACTTCGTGTTCTCAGTCTGCTCGCAAAAGGTGCGCGGCACCCTAATGGAGAAGGGCGTGACCTTCGGCTCCAACGAGTTGACGATCCTTCCCCCGCAGAATGAGAATTATTGTCCGCAATATGTCCGGCTGCGGTTGCGATCGGAAGCCGCAGCCAAGCACCGTCCTGTCAGCTCGTTCACTGGGCAGTCGTCTGTTGATTCCGAAGGGTTCGACCCGCTCGTCGTACCGACCCTCGTCGACCATGAGACCGGCCGGATCCTCGCCGATTCCAAGGCAATCTGCCTCTACCTCTGCGACGCCTTGTCCGGCGGTACCGATCTTCTGCCCGCCGACATACGGGAGGCTGTGCTCAAGCAGGTCCAGCTCGCTGACACGACGCCCCATGTAGCCCTGCTCTACGGCGCCGATCCGGACGGTGATCGTCGGCCCGAAAGCATGCAGGCGGTCATGCCCGGCATCCACGCACACAAGATCGACGCCGTGCGCCGCAATATCCCGCTCGCGGACGGCGACCCGCTTCTCCTCGAAGCCTACCAACACAAGATTGTGAAGGAGGAAGCCGCCGCCTCGTTCGTCATCAACGAGCCGCAAATGCGGACCGCCATCTCGAAGGCGGAGCAGCTGGTTACCGATCTCGATCGCGACCTCGGGGCGTCCACCGGACCTTGGCTGTTCGGCGACCGCTTCACGCTCGCCGACCTGTTCTGGGCCGTCAGTCTCTACCGCTTCCTCTGGCTCGGCTATTCGGGTTTCTGGAAAGACGGTGCAGGCAAGCCCCGTGTCGAGGCCTATGCCAATCGGCTCTTCGCGCGGCCCTCCGTCAAGGATGCGATCATCCAGTGGCCCGGCCATCCGCCGAGCGAGAATGTCATCCATCTCCTGAGCAACGCCTAA
- a CDS encoding YciI family protein, with protein MLFSVITTISPEKLAERTAAIPAHRAYLASHTASILAVGTTFAEGGDLVGSTYLVDVDDWNAARAFIAEDPMTVSGARQSIDILEWRMGGFDRRYPWQGANVERQDAAHQSLNKEGVSAAPQPSLRTRHLRVLLLITTLAPLVALVNILLGDTIAHLPVLLRSFLVVGLVVPAATYVALPLLTGLARCVGQERRESSPAIRPPAEHTHST; from the coding sequence ATGCTGTTCTCCGTCATAACCACCATCTCGCCTGAAAAGCTGGCAGAGCGCACAGCAGCCATACCGGCACACCGCGCCTATCTTGCGTCGCACACCGCAAGCATTTTGGCAGTGGGGACCACCTTCGCCGAAGGCGGCGATTTGGTCGGATCGACATATCTCGTTGATGTCGACGATTGGAACGCAGCCCGGGCCTTCATCGCCGAAGACCCCATGACCGTGTCCGGGGCACGTCAAAGCATCGACATTCTTGAATGGCGGATGGGCGGGTTCGATCGGCGATACCCCTGGCAAGGGGCGAACGTCGAGAGACAAGACGCAGCGCATCAAAGTCTGAATAAGGAAGGGGTGAGCGCTGCGCCCCAACCTTCGCTCCGCACACGCCATCTCAGAGTGTTGCTGCTGATCACCACGCTCGCGCCGCTAGTGGCCCTCGTCAACATTCTCTTGGGCGACACCATTGCCCATCTTCCCGTTTTGCTGCGCTCCTTCTTGGTCGTGGGGCTTGTCGTGCCCGCCGCGACCTATGTTGCACTGCCGCTGCTTACCGGCCTTGCGCGCTGCGTGGGGCAGGAGCGCCGGGAAAGTTCACCAGCCATCCGGCCGCCGGCGGAACACACTCATTCTACATGA
- a CDS encoding alpha/beta hydrolase, producing MTFSPEGPYGTIVTGPPVEQANAAIILLHGRGQRAQAMLELARQLDLPSVAWLALQAPAGAWYSPKYDGFDPDGDRSVADACTALAEISSRLEAAWVALDRQGIVGFSQGACLASHFMWCGAAKMGFLGSLTGSLPGFELPTAPVEPRFTGLKAIFTGGLNDDWVKAEHVRETAERFRLSGADVGEYIQPIKDHGIGADEIALLRDTLIARFELNPPVPTRGPRHQPLVPQSTPSLTD from the coding sequence ATGACGTTTTCCCCTGAAGGACCCTATGGGACAATCGTGACCGGCCCGCCTGTCGAACAGGCAAATGCTGCGATCATTCTTCTGCACGGCCGTGGCCAGCGTGCGCAAGCGATGCTGGAACTTGCGAGACAGCTCGATCTGCCCTCTGTCGCCTGGCTTGCCCTGCAAGCGCCCGCCGGGGCGTGGTACTCGCCCAAATATGACGGGTTCGATCCAGACGGCGACAGGTCTGTGGCTGACGCCTGCACCGCCTTGGCTGAGATCTCCTCGCGGCTGGAAGCAGCCTGGGTCGCGCTAGACCGTCAGGGCATAGTCGGCTTCAGCCAGGGTGCCTGCCTCGCCAGTCACTTCATGTGGTGCGGCGCTGCGAAAATGGGGTTCCTGGGCTCGCTGACCGGAAGCCTCCCGGGTTTTGAGCTCCCAACCGCGCCAGTTGAGCCTCGGTTTACCGGTCTCAAGGCGATATTCACAGGTGGTCTGAACGACGATTGGGTCAAGGCAGAGCATGTGCGGGAGACAGCTGAGCGCTTTAGACTCTCTGGTGCTGATGTCGGCGAGTATATTCAACCGATCAAGGACCATGGAATTGGGGCGGACGAGATCGCGTTGTTGCGAGACACCCTGATCGCACGCTTCGAGCTGAACCCGCCGGTCCCTACGCGCGGGCCGCGACATCAGCCGCTCGTGCCGCAAAGCACGCCAAGTCTGACGGATTGA
- a CDS encoding alpha/beta fold hydrolase: MWRHRAVNSRNGARIGVHTTGLPSGEPILLLSSLLADWRSWNDVAGRLPSGVYAITMDLRGHGTSSPSAGDYSLAELAADVLNVMDNLAFARVHLVGTSVGSMVAQYLGATAGHRLISLTLVAAGSLVPEPAWPIWDKRVAAVRSGGLITQVPIVYPAWFSGAVDQGLLDLAESMILATTVAGFTGAVAAIKGHDARSLLPQVETPTLVIAGANDAAVPPEAVRATAALIPGAAFEVVTGAAHQVAMQHPVAFADRLCRHIAGAPR, translated from the coding sequence ATGTGGCGACATCGGGCAGTCAATAGCCGAAATGGTGCGCGGATCGGTGTTCATACCACTGGCTTGCCGAGCGGTGAGCCGATCCTGCTCCTTTCTTCCCTGCTGGCCGACTGGCGGTCCTGGAATGACGTGGCCGGTCGTTTACCTTCAGGGGTATATGCGATCACGATGGACCTGCGGGGTCATGGAACGAGTTCGCCGAGTGCCGGCGACTACAGTCTAGCCGAACTGGCGGCCGACGTGCTTAATGTAATGGATAACCTCGCGTTTGCAAGAGTTCATCTTGTTGGCACGTCGGTCGGGTCGATGGTCGCGCAATATCTTGGCGCCACGGCGGGACACCGGCTTATCTCGCTGACACTCGTGGCAGCAGGTTCTCTCGTTCCAGAGCCAGCTTGGCCGATCTGGGACAAGCGGGTGGCCGCAGTGCGCAGCGGCGGGCTCATTACGCAGGTGCCGATCGTGTATCCGGCATGGTTTTCCGGAGCGGTCGACCAAGGTCTGCTGGATCTTGCTGAGTCGATGATCTTGGCCACGACAGTTGCCGGATTCACCGGCGCTGTCGCAGCGATCAAGGGCCATGACGCGAGAAGCCTTCTTCCGCAGGTCGAAACGCCAACGCTCGTCATAGCCGGTGCGAACGATGCCGCCGTGCCACCGGAGGCGGTCCGCGCGACCGCCGCTCTCATTCCAGGTGCCGCATTCGAAGTTGTGACGGGTGCCGCGCACCAGGTCGCGATGCAGCATCCTGTCGCCTTTGCGGACCGGCTATGCCGCCATATTGCTGGAGCGCCGCGATGA
- the linE gene encoding chlorohydroquinone/hydroquinone 1,2-dioxygenase has translation MMQLPERVEGLHHITVATGSAQGDVDLLVKTLGQRLVKKTMFYDGARPVYHLYFGNELGEPGTLYTTFPVRQAGYTGKRGAGQISAVSYNAPVGTLSWWQEHLIKRAVTVSEVRERFGQKYLSFEHPDCGVGFEIIEQDTDGQFEPWDSPYVPKEVALRGFHSWTATLNRNEEMDSFMRNAWNLKPQGRDGNYQRYAFGNGGAAKVLDVYIDEDERPGTWALGEGQVHHAAFEVADLDVQAALKFDVEGLGYTDFSDRKHRGYFESIYVRTPGGVLFEASVTLGFTHDESPEKLGSEVKVAPQLEGVKDELLRTMNDPIVI, from the coding sequence ATGATGCAACTGCCCGAACGCGTCGAAGGACTTCATCACATCACCGTCGCGACCGGATCCGCGCAAGGCGACGTGGATCTTCTCGTCAAGACGCTGGGACAGCGGCTCGTCAAGAAGACGATGTTCTACGACGGCGCACGGCCGGTCTATCATCTGTATTTCGGCAATGAGCTTGGCGAACCGGGCACGCTGTACACCACTTTCCCCGTTCGCCAGGCTGGCTACACCGGAAAGCGTGGTGCAGGGCAGATATCGGCGGTTTCCTATAACGCACCCGTCGGTACGCTTTCCTGGTGGCAGGAGCATCTCATAAAGCGCGCTGTGACCGTCTCGGAAGTGCGTGAGCGGTTCGGGCAGAAATATCTGTCGTTCGAGCACCCCGACTGCGGTGTCGGCTTCGAAATCATCGAGCAGGACACGGACGGCCAGTTCGAGCCCTGGGACTCTCCCTATGTGCCCAAGGAGGTCGCGCTGCGGGGCTTTCACAGCTGGACGGCCACCCTAAATCGCAATGAGGAGATGGACTCCTTCATGCGCAATGCCTGGAACCTGAAGCCCCAGGGACGCGACGGCAATTACCAGCGCTACGCTTTCGGCAATGGCGGTGCGGCCAAGGTGCTAGACGTCTATATCGATGAGGACGAAAGGCCCGGCACCTGGGCGCTTGGCGAAGGCCAAGTTCATCACGCCGCGTTTGAAGTCGCCGACCTCGACGTGCAGGCCGCGCTCAAATTTGACGTGGAAGGCCTCGGCTACACCGATTTCTCAGATCGCAAGCACCGCGGCTACTTCGAATCGATCTACGTTCGTACGCCGGGCGGCGTGTTGTTCGAAGCCTCGGTCACGCTTGGTTTCACCCATGACGAGAGCCCCGAGAAGCTCGGCAGCGAGGTCAAGGTCGCGCCGCAGCTCGAAGGTGTAAAGGACGAGCTCCTCCGGACGATGAACGATCCGATCGTCATTTGA
- a CDS encoding LysR family transcriptional regulator has product MLLDALLKRHSVSAAARELDLPQPTASHGLARLRKALGDPLLVRARDGMEPTPRAEAIAGVVQQLLELRRDLAEGGQTFSPDRLKREFIIAGSDIAHLVVLTALHSAARFEAPHTSYRALTLSGDEMVSALETGHVDIAVGAYPSLVAGIKTQRLYQEEYLCFGKEGHPFIKSGETDDFMAADHIVVSTKGMAHAHRAVERALLDKIHPDRIRIVASSFLVALAACFESDLILTAPARVIGRLAEVYGLRAVRPPILMEAFEVRQYWHARNQDDPPHRWLRQLLHKVLSARM; this is encoded by the coding sequence GTGCTTTTGGATGCGCTGTTAAAGCGGCACAGCGTCAGCGCCGCTGCACGAGAACTCGACCTACCGCAGCCCACCGCCAGCCATGGGCTGGCGCGCCTGCGCAAAGCATTGGGCGACCCGCTTCTCGTCCGGGCGCGCGACGGCATGGAGCCGACACCACGTGCCGAGGCGATCGCCGGGGTTGTTCAGCAACTGCTGGAACTGCGTCGCGACCTGGCTGAAGGCGGGCAGACATTCTCACCTGACCGTCTCAAGCGCGAATTCATCATTGCCGGATCGGACATCGCCCATCTTGTCGTTTTGACGGCGTTGCATTCGGCGGCGCGGTTCGAGGCACCACACACCAGCTACCGCGCACTCACGCTGAGCGGCGATGAAATGGTGAGCGCGCTCGAGACCGGGCATGTCGATATCGCCGTCGGCGCCTATCCGAGCCTTGTTGCCGGCATCAAGACGCAACGGCTCTACCAGGAGGAATATCTGTGCTTCGGAAAGGAAGGTCATCCGTTCATCAAGTCCGGTGAGACCGATGACTTCATGGCCGCAGATCATATCGTGGTCAGCACCAAGGGTATGGCCCATGCCCATCGTGCCGTCGAACGCGCTCTCCTCGACAAGATCCATCCCGATCGGATCAGGATCGTCGCGAGCAGCTTTCTCGTGGCGTTGGCAGCTTGCTTCGAGTCGGACCTTATTCTTACCGCTCCGGCTCGCGTGATTGGTCGGCTCGCCGAGGTCTACGGACTCCGGGCCGTGCGGCCGCCAATTCTTATGGAAGCATTTGAGGTCAGGCAATATTGGCATGCGAGGAACCAAGACGACCCGCCTCACCGCTGGTTGCGACAGCTCCTGCACAAGGTGCTGTCCGCGCGGATGTGA
- a CDS encoding TonB-dependent receptor, which translates to MKNRIKIGLMLGTAGALGWTPAYAQAPAEAQIAPALPQAVAPAQAESTDPASNVGIGDIVVTAQRRAENVQQVPIAVAAFSGAALQEKGVDNVSQLANLTPGVQLSSTSQIFSSPSMLSGFIRGIGQDDFALNFDPGVGTYVDGVYLARTAGSNVDLLDVERIEILKGPQGTLFGRNTIGGAISVVTRKPTDDFSVMGQVSGGRFNRIDVGGVINIPIVEGKLKSSIAFSSKNRNAWQKRIPFPGAAGFASDPSEAFQQIDYTSRTAAGGISEQGVRGKLLWNATNAIDVTLEGDYLNSETSASPSTLLGTRSTVLSPAGTPVDADGNGVPDSTLAGLYNTCISLPESVLGAIGLGGACGPRAGGLPAIAGANADADPTNSRLPIDNRFVTGSLNRGYGTGINFTNTRNFGFTGTVDIDLGGPALKSITAYRNLDTRFGQDLDNSPVVGFEGSFRVKQHQFSEELQLSGKAFNDKLDYLVGAYYFSEGGRESEDVAFPGGLLQIVGNYRFNTKSYALFTHLNYRVNDLIGITLGGRYTKEDKTLVGSQRDLNMLLTKLGTPAFLFPDPTDLSQFYPTGEQKLSFSNVSPRVGIELHPTERIMLYGSFSKGFKSGGWTTRVAAPVPPDPTKPADKQAPSFNPEKADTFEIGFKSQLFDRMLQVNAAAFYTDYKGIQIQIQRGIGASFENAGNARIKGFEVETIFAPSRVFRVSASAGYIDAYYRRINDPSGTITLASRLPRVPKWTATLSPEFNVFLANEGRVTLRADYSYKSTMAADAENTPELFSGNVSLVNASLTYSAPGDDWSLAIGGNNVFNKRYIANGVNQLNGAGLLSAVPNRPSEYYATLRFKF; encoded by the coding sequence ATGAAAAACCGCATCAAAATTGGGCTGATGCTCGGCACGGCTGGTGCGCTCGGCTGGACCCCGGCATACGCGCAGGCCCCCGCTGAGGCACAGATTGCTCCGGCGCTGCCTCAAGCCGTGGCGCCTGCTCAGGCGGAAAGCACAGACCCCGCGTCCAATGTCGGCATCGGGGACATCGTGGTCACGGCGCAGCGCCGCGCGGAGAATGTCCAACAGGTCCCGATTGCCGTTGCAGCTTTTTCCGGTGCGGCCCTGCAGGAAAAAGGCGTCGACAATGTTTCGCAGCTCGCGAACCTCACCCCCGGCGTGCAGCTATCGTCCACGTCGCAGATTTTCAGTTCGCCATCGATGTTGTCCGGATTCATCCGCGGCATCGGCCAGGACGACTTCGCACTCAACTTCGACCCGGGCGTCGGCACCTATGTCGATGGTGTCTACCTCGCGCGTACCGCCGGGTCGAATGTCGATCTTCTCGACGTGGAACGCATCGAGATCCTGAAGGGCCCTCAGGGTACGCTGTTCGGACGCAACACCATCGGTGGCGCGATCAGCGTCGTCACCCGCAAACCGACAGACGATTTCAGCGTGATGGGTCAGGTCTCGGGCGGTCGCTTCAACCGAATCGATGTCGGTGGCGTCATCAACATCCCGATCGTCGAGGGCAAGCTCAAGAGCAGCATTGCCTTCTCGTCGAAGAACCGGAACGCTTGGCAGAAACGGATCCCGTTCCCTGGAGCTGCAGGCTTTGCTTCGGATCCTTCAGAAGCCTTCCAGCAGATCGATTATACCTCGCGGACCGCAGCAGGCGGCATCAGCGAACAGGGCGTTCGCGGTAAATTGCTATGGAACGCGACCAATGCGATCGATGTGACGCTGGAGGGCGACTATCTCAACTCGGAAACGAGCGCTTCGCCAAGCACTCTTCTCGGTACACGGTCAACTGTGTTGTCACCGGCCGGAACGCCAGTCGATGCGGACGGAAACGGCGTCCCGGACTCCACTTTGGCCGGCCTCTATAATACCTGCATCAGCCTTCCGGAGTCAGTGCTCGGCGCGATTGGTCTCGGCGGCGCCTGTGGCCCGCGTGCGGGCGGCCTCCCGGCTATCGCCGGCGCGAACGCGGACGCCGATCCCACCAATAGTCGGCTTCCGATCGATAACCGCTTCGTTACCGGTAGCCTCAACCGTGGTTACGGCACGGGTATCAATTTTACCAACACGCGCAATTTCGGATTCACAGGGACCGTCGATATCGACTTGGGTGGACCTGCCTTGAAGTCGATCACCGCCTATCGCAATCTCGACACCCGTTTCGGACAGGATCTCGACAACTCACCGGTCGTGGGGTTCGAGGGCTCATTCCGGGTGAAGCAGCATCAGTTCAGCGAAGAGCTGCAGCTTTCGGGCAAGGCGTTCAATGACAAACTCGATTATCTCGTCGGCGCGTATTATTTCTCAGAAGGTGGTAGGGAATCGGAGGATGTCGCATTTCCCGGCGGTCTGTTGCAGATCGTCGGAAACTATCGGTTCAACACCAAGTCCTACGCGCTCTTCACGCACCTCAACTACCGTGTGAACGATCTCATCGGGATCACGCTGGGCGGACGTTATACCAAGGAAGATAAGACGCTCGTTGGAAGCCAGCGGGACCTCAATATGCTTCTCACCAAACTCGGTACTCCGGCATTTCTGTTCCCGGATCCGACAGACCTGTCGCAATTCTACCCGACAGGGGAGCAGAAGCTCTCGTTCAGCAATGTTTCGCCGCGCGTCGGCATCGAACTCCATCCGACCGAGCGGATAATGCTGTACGGATCATTCTCGAAGGGGTTCAAGTCGGGCGGCTGGACGACCCGCGTCGCCGCTCCGGTCCCGCCGGATCCGACCAAGCCTGCGGACAAGCAGGCGCCGAGCTTCAATCCGGAGAAAGCCGACACGTTCGAGATCGGCTTCAAGTCGCAGCTTTTCGATCGAATGCTGCAAGTCAATGCTGCGGCATTCTACACGGACTACAAGGGCATCCAGATCCAGATCCAGCGCGGCATCGGTGCCTCCTTCGAGAACGCCGGCAACGCCAGAATCAAGGGTTTCGAGGTCGAGACGATCTTCGCGCCGAGCCGCGTCTTCCGCGTGAGCGCGTCGGCGGGATACATTGACGCTTACTATCGGAGGATCAACGATCCGTCGGGCACGATCACGCTGGCGAGCCGGCTGCCGCGTGTCCCGAAGTGGACCGCGACGCTATCTCCCGAGTTCAACGTTTTCCTGGCCAATGAAGGTCGGGTCACACTGCGGGCGGATTATTCCTACAAGTCCACCATGGCGGCGGATGCGGAAAACACGCCCGAGTTGTTCAGTGGGAATGTCAGCCTCGTCAATGCCTCGCTCACGTACAGCGCGCCCGGCGACGACTGGTCTCTCGCAATTGGCGGGAACAATGTTTTCAACAAACGCTACATCGCAAATGGCGTCAATCAGCTCAATGGAGCTGGCCTGCTGAGCGCGGTGCCGAACAGGCCGTCTGAATATTATGCGACTTTGAGGTTTAAATTCTGA
- a CDS encoding recombinase family protein, giving the protein MRVGYARVSTSDQNPELQLDALRRAGCERVFTEKASGARDDRPELARILEDVLRAGDTLVVWKLDRLARSLKKLIATAEDLEREKIGLVSLTESIDTTTPGGMLTFHVFGAIAQFERALIRERTTAGLVEARRQGRKGGRPSAMRPSDVAAARAMMKEGTLPVRDIAKRMGVSVATLYRYAGKRGSGASIKEAATAHG; this is encoded by the coding sequence ATGCGGGTCGGCTATGCCAGGGTCAGCACCAGCGACCAGAACCCCGAGCTCCAGCTCGATGCGCTGCGGCGGGCCGGCTGCGAGCGGGTGTTCACCGAAAAGGCGTCGGGCGCGCGCGATGACCGGCCCGAACTGGCGCGCATTCTGGAAGACGTGCTGCGCGCAGGCGACACGCTGGTTGTTTGGAAGCTCGACCGCCTCGCCCGCTCGCTCAAGAAGTTGATCGCCACGGCCGAGGATCTGGAGCGCGAGAAGATCGGGCTGGTGTCGCTGACCGAGAGCATCGACACGACAACGCCGGGTGGCATGCTCACCTTTCACGTGTTCGGCGCCATCGCGCAGTTCGAGCGTGCCCTGATCCGCGAGCGAACTACCGCGGGGCTAGTGGAGGCGCGCCGGCAGGGTCGCAAGGGTGGCCGCCCATCGGCAATGCGCCCGAGCGACGTCGCCGCGGCACGGGCGATGATGAAGGAGGGCACGTTGCCGGTGCGCGACATCGCCAAGCGCATGGGCGTGTCGGTCGCGACCCTCTATCGCTATGCAGGCAAGCGCGGCAGCGGTGCATCGATCAAGGAGGCTGCAACAGCCCATGGCTGA
- a CDS encoding IS481 family transposase, with protein MADRAKRPPGEALIDLRRRLSLLPPRDPGRTEIIARAAEAYGISIWTLYRALRELNRPKSVRRSDHGATRVAPQAEMERYAEIVAALKIRTTNKKGRHVSTARAIEFLETDGVETPEGLVKVAPGLLKRATIDRLLRSSGLDYARVTRPHAAVRFQARRSNELWHFDMSPSDLKQVEAPLWIEQGRGKPTLMLFSAVDDCSGVVYQEYRSVYGEDAESALRFLFNAFAAKPEPELPFQGLPVTIYMDNGPVSRSRVFQSVMGSLGVRVLTHLPPKADDRHTAARAKGKVERPFRTVKEVHETLYHFHKPKDEAEANLWMRRALVTYNNGDHRSEPHARIEHWLRHLPGDGVRAMCSWERFCAFAREPERRTVAGDATVSVEGASYEVEPELAGETVTLLWGLFDQQLFVEHDGKRHGPYEPSRGAVPLYRYRKYQKSRAEERLDKVVRLADQLGLPRATVTGGDRPLPSLPPSTAGLAVRQTPFPEPAVETAYPTGLAARHAIVDQLRRPLGSLPEADRAFIDALLGETLDKTIIADRIRERFQSRRGTS; from the coding sequence ATGGCTGACCGGGCGAAGCGACCGCCTGGAGAGGCGCTGATCGATCTTCGCCGACGGTTGTCGCTGTTGCCCCCACGCGACCCCGGTCGCACCGAGATCATCGCCCGTGCGGCCGAGGCCTATGGCATCTCCATCTGGACCCTTTACCGGGCGTTGCGCGAGCTGAACCGCCCCAAGTCGGTGCGCCGGTCCGACCATGGTGCGACGCGGGTTGCCCCGCAGGCCGAGATGGAGCGCTACGCCGAGATCGTCGCCGCACTGAAGATCAGGACCACCAACAAGAAGGGCCGGCACGTTTCGACCGCCCGCGCCATCGAGTTCCTGGAAACCGATGGCGTCGAGACGCCGGAGGGCCTGGTCAAGGTAGCACCCGGCCTGCTGAAGCGGGCGACCATCGACCGGCTGCTCCGCTCATCAGGGCTGGACTATGCCCGCGTGACCCGCCCCCACGCAGCCGTTCGTTTTCAGGCGCGGCGATCCAACGAGCTGTGGCACTTCGACATGAGCCCGTCCGACCTCAAGCAGGTCGAGGCGCCGCTCTGGATCGAGCAGGGTCGCGGCAAACCCACGCTGATGCTGTTCTCGGCCGTCGATGACTGCTCGGGCGTGGTCTACCAGGAATATCGCAGCGTCTATGGCGAGGATGCCGAGTCCGCGCTGCGCTTTCTATTCAACGCCTTCGCCGCCAAGCCTGAGCCCGAACTGCCGTTCCAGGGCCTGCCGGTCACGATCTACATGGACAACGGCCCGGTCAGCCGGTCGCGCGTGTTCCAGTCGGTGATGGGCAGCCTCGGCGTGCGCGTCCTCACCCATCTGCCGCCGAAGGCCGACGACCGGCACACCGCGGCCCGCGCCAAGGGCAAGGTCGAGCGGCCGTTCCGCACGGTGAAGGAGGTGCACGAGACGTTGTACCACTTCCACAAACCCAAGGACGAGGCGGAAGCCAATCTGTGGATGCGGCGTGCGCTGGTCACCTACAACAACGGCGACCATCGTTCCGAGCCACACGCGCGGATCGAGCACTGGCTGCGGCACCTGCCCGGCGATGGCGTGCGGGCCATGTGTTCATGGGAGCGGTTCTGCGCCTTCGCTCGTGAGCCCGAGCGGCGCACCGTTGCGGGCGACGCGACCGTCTCGGTTGAGGGCGCTTCCTACGAGGTCGAGCCCGAGCTCGCCGGCGAGACGGTGACGCTGCTCTGGGGGCTGTTCGACCAGCAGCTCTTCGTGGAGCATGACGGCAAGCGGCATGGCCCTTACGAGCCGTCGCGCGGCGCCGTGCCGCTCTACCGCTATCGCAAGTATCAGAAGAGCCGCGCCGAGGAGCGGCTCGACAAGGTGGTCCGGCTCGCTGACCAGCTGGGGCTGCCCCGCGCGACCGTGACGGGCGGCGACCGGCCGCTGCCGTCGCTGCCGCCCTCCACCGCAGGGCTCGCGGTGCGGCAAACACCTTTTCCGGAGCCGGCGGTCGAGACGGCATACCCGACCGGGCTCGCGGCGCGCCACGCCATCGTCGACCAGCTCCGGCGACCGCTCGGCTCGCTGCCTGAGGCAGACCGCGCCTTCATCGACGCGCTGCTGGGCGAAACGCTCGACAAGACCATCATCGCTGACCGCATCCGAGAGCGGTTCCAGTCAAGACGGGGGACAAGCTGA